In a single window of the Arachis hypogaea cultivar Tifrunner chromosome 6, arahy.Tifrunner.gnm2.J5K5, whole genome shotgun sequence genome:
- the LOC112805840 gene encoding uncharacterized protein has protein sequence MFGHPTNDYYDLKNVIEKLASEGRLDRYLVERSDNHGKRKRDDSDRRDPPQTPERHVHMISGRFGGGGLTKSSRKRRLKRVYQVGNETPDLPTISFTKEDGQGIISRHDNPVVIIMILANVNLHKTLVDQGSSADILFKPAFDKLGLDERELKAYPDTLYGLGDLPIKPLGYIPLNTTFGKGENSKTLSIDFIVVDVGSAYNALIARTTLNQLGAVVSTLHLYMKFPTSKGIATVRGDQKLARKCYNKSLNLREKGKEVHTIELRG, from the coding sequence ATGTTTGGCCATCCTACAAATGACTATTACGACCTCAAAaacgtgatagaaaagctggccagtgAAGGTCGGCTCGACAGATATCTCGTAGAGAGGTCGGATAATCATGGAAAAAGGAAGCGAGATGACAGTGATCGAAGAGACCCACCACAGACCCCAGAGAGACATGTACACATGATCTCAGGGAGATTTGGAGGAGGAGGGCTCACCAAGTCATCTCGCAAGAGACGTCTAAAGCGGGTCTACCAAGTTGGGAACGAGACTCCTGATCTCCCAACCATCTCATTTACCAAAGAGGATGGGCAAGGGATCATTTCCAGGCATGACAACCCGGTGGTGATAATCATGATCTTGGCAAATGTCAATCTCCACAAAACCTTGGTGGACCAAGGGAGCTCGGCTGACATCCTCTTCAAGCCCGCAttcgacaaactagggttggatgaaaGGGAGCTAAAAGCTTACCCGGACACCTTGTATGGACTAGGAGACCTGCCCATCAAGCCACTAGGCTACATCCCCCTCAACACGACCTTCGGAAAGGGAGAAAAttccaaaactctgagcatcgACTTTATAGTCGTCGATGTCGGATCAGCGTATAATGCCTTAATCGCCAGGACTACCCTAAATCAGCTCGGAGCGGTGGTGTCAACCCTTCACCTTTACATGAAATTCCCAACGTCTAAAGGAATAGCGACGGTGCGGGGAGACCAAaaattggcaagaaagtgctACAATAAAAGCTTGAACCTCCGAGAAAAGGGTAAGGAAGTTCACACCATAGAGCTCAGGGGATAA